The Capsicum annuum cultivar UCD-10X-F1 chromosome 3, UCD10Xv1.1, whole genome shotgun sequence genomic sequence ttcttcaaaTCGGTGTTTGCATCTGGCCTTCCAAATCTGCCATATTATAATACTTGGAGTAATCTGAAgaatgagttcttgaattggattttttattttggtaagCCACCAGCTCATCAGCAATAGCCTTAAACAATTGTGATTTTGAGAAACTCCAAACAAGCTGTTGTAATGCTTCCAAATCTGTTGTGCTAGTTGTCCAGAGTAAAAGAGCTGTTTAACACTTTCCTGATCAAATCTCCTGCAACAAGAACATCTAGAAGGAAGGTGAACTTTGAATCTAGTAAGGTTTAGATCCACAGCCACCCTGTTATGAAGAACTTTCCAAAGAAAAAAACTAGTTTTAACTTTCCaaagaaaaaaactaattttaagaGGCTTCTTATTATGCCAaatcattttattaataataGAGTTACTACCTCTTTTTCTTAATAGCTCCCAAGCCGATTTACTACTAAATTTTCCATCTGTGTTAGGTTTCCAGAAGGGAATATCATCAAGAttagaaaatttaatattaaGACCTTGGATTAGTACTACTAAATTGAGGAGAAGGGATTGATTTAATTTGTTGATGTTCCATTCTCCATTTGAGTAAAGTCAAATACTTTAATCTTTATGGAGGTTGAAGCATCAACAAATTGAGAGAGTCTACCAATACCTGTCCAGTTGTCCCACCAGAAGCTGGAGTTGCCTTTATTCACCCTCCATTGAATCAGATgatctattttttctttgattttcatcaTTCTTCTCCAGTTGTGAGTGTATTTATAGCTCACTTTCCTAGCTATTGGATGGATCCTTTTGGAATACTTAGCTTTCATAAACCTGGTCCATAAAGTATCTTTTGTCCTGAATTTCCACCATATCTTAGCACCTGAGCTTTCAGAGACGTCCATTGTAGATCTGATGCCTAttccaccttcattttttggatagtATAATTTATCCCAAGCAGCCCAGTGATATTTATTCTTACCCTCCTTGCTTCCCCATAAAAAGTTGGCAAAAACCTTCTCCATTTGATAGATAATGGTCTTTGGGGCTGACAGATAGAAAGCAAGTATTCAGGCATAGTATTCAATACGTGTTTAATCAGGGTGATCTTACCTCCCACAGATAGCTTGTTGCATTGCTATGTTCTTATCTTTTTGAGAATCTTTGTGACCATATTTGCAAAgtattctatttttttcattccAACAAAAAGTGGACAGCCGAGGTATGTAATAGGAAATTCTTCTTTCTTGACTTGAAGGATCTTGGACACAATATTGATCCTTTTTGCCGATATCTCTTTATCCATTATGAAACAACTTTTCTCCTTGTTTATTCGTTGGCCAGAACTTTGTTTGTACTTCCTTAGACATTCAGTGATCAGCTCCAGAGTCTTGGTTTTACCTGAACAGAAGATAATTAAATCATCAGCGTAAGACAAATGATTAATCCTTGGTCCAATGGCATCCATTGTGAATCCATTGAACGAAGGATTATCATATAGATTGTTAAGCATTATGGAGAGCGTTTCAGAAGCTATGATAAATAAAGAAGGTGAAACCGGGTCTCCCTGTTTAACTCCTCTTTGAGATTGAAAAAATCCATGTCTGTTTCCATTGATGACTAAAGTTTACCAGTTATTTGAAAGGAGGTTCCACACATTATAAATCCATCTATCATCAAAACCCATCTTTTTCATCACTGTACAGATGAATTGCCAAGAAATTCTGTCATATGCCTTGTTCATGTCAATCTTGAATACTACATTACCTCCCTTGTTTTTGCTTCTGATCTCGTGAATGATCTCTTGGGCTAGAAGAACATTTTCTCCTATAGCTCTGCCTCTAATGAATCCACTTTGATTGAGCGAGATGATCTTAGGAAGGATATGTGTGAGTCTTTGATTCATAACTTTAGAAACTATCTTTTGGGTAACGTTACTTAAGCTTATTGGCCTAAATTCAGAGAAAGTTTGAGGGGACTCTACTTTAGGAATCAGTACCAAGCAAGTATTTGTAAAGTATTTGGGCATTTTTTCTCCATTTAGTACAGTGTTGACTAGTTGAATAATATCATGACCAACAATGTCCCAAGCCTTTTGAAAGAAAAGTCCACTAAAACCATCTGGACCTGGTGAACTATTCGGATTAATCCCAAAAACTGCATCCTTAATCTCCTGAGTTGTAGCCTCCAAAAGTAGAGCTTGGTTATCTTCATCAGTAATGCACTGAGgtataatatctaaaatactatTATCCACTTTGTTGTTACCTTGCGAGAAAAGATGTTGATAGAATTCTACGACTGCTTTACCAACCTCCCCGTCACCTTCTATCCAGGTTTCATCATTCTTAATTCTATGTATTTGGAGAAATTTTCTCCTACCTTTGACAATAGAGTGAAACTATTTTGTGTTTTCATCACCCTCCAAATTCCATTTGAGATTTACCTTTTGTCTCCAGAAAGTGTCAACATGTTTATGTTGAGTGATCAATTCAGCTTTGATTCTATTCATGTTCATTCTATCTGTTTCATTGAGAGAATTCATATATTTCTGTTCACTTTGTGAGGTTTCTTCTTCAAGCTGTTGAGATTTCTCAAAGATGTTCCCTATTTTGTTTTTTGACCAAATGCTCAAAGCTTTACTAGTATTCTTCATTTTCTGATGGACTTGCCAGAAGATATTCCCCTCTGATTGATTATTCCAATTGTTCCTGAAAATCTCCtaaaaatcttcaaaatcaacccagaaatttaagaatctaaaatattttatataggTGTAGCTATTTTTGCCAAACGTGATAAACAATGGACAGTGATCCGAGCCAACTCTGGGAAGATGTTGAACACTACTATGGGAGAAATAGTCTCTCCAGGAGGTGTTGCAAACCATCCTGTCCAATCTTTTCCAGATTATAGCCTGCTCTTTCCTCTCACTACACCATGTATAGTTGCTACCAGTATAGCCGATATCAGTAAGATCATAATCATTCAAACACTCCATGAAAGGAATATTTTTGCTGAGTTTATGAGGGTTGCCCCCTAATTTTTCCTCCATACTTAAAATACTGTTAAAGTCACCAGTGACCGCCCATGGGGAGTTAATAGTAGAAGCTAAGACCCTCATATGCATCCATAGGTCCTCTCTGCCAGCAGCTTTGGATTTGGCGTAAGCTATTGAAATATACACGGTTTGATCTTAGTGTGAATTCCACAAGTAGTCATCTGATCTTCACTAGAATGAATAGTGCAATCAAGTTCCTGCTTCCAAAAAATCTAAATCTTGTTACTGCAATTTGCAAAACAATTTTGCATACCAAGAATATTTTTGTACATATCTATTTTAGTCTCTTTGATGAGAGTTTCTTGTATAGCGACTAAAGAAATCCGATGAGTTTCAATCAAGAATTTAAGTCTCTCAGTCGAGGCATGAGACTTCATGCCCCTAATATTCCAATTGAGTACTCTAATCATGAAAAGTGAACTTGGATGGTTTTTGTTGATCCACTTTTTGGTTTCTGATATTTGGATTGATTTGGCTACTATGGTCCGTCTTGGTCTTCTGAGGTTTCCTTTGAGCAGTCTTCTTTTCTGTATCAGCCTCTTGACCTTTTATTCCCAGTTCTTTTCTTCTAATATTGATAAaaaccttttctttttcctgtatttccccttcttcctcttcctcatcCTCTTCCTCCTCTGATGAGCCATCTGATGAattctcctcctcctcttcttcttcttctgctgaTGATGATGAAGTCCTATCAGCCCACTCATCTTGAGAATTTGATTTAGTTCCTTCTAGATCCTTTCCTTCCTCCACACtgttttttggttttgatttacTTGTACTGGTCAGTAGCTCTTCTTCATCCTCCATTAGTTCATCAAAACTATTCCGGGTGATATCGGCTATGGCTTCTTCACTAATTTTGTTATGTTTGTGACTCCTTTGTGAAGATCCAAATTTGTTGTCGGGCTTTTTTCTACTTTTCCAACTGCCCACTACCTTCCATTCTCCATCGAATATGTCAATTTGGAGCTCTTTTTTGTCTTTAATAGCAATCATCTTGTTAGTATTTAGTTCCATGGACTCTTTTTGAATACCATTCTCACTGTTGAAATCCATATTGTTGCCTCTTGTTTGCTCTTTTCCTTCTTCTATCTGAGCTTTGTCGGAGGTGCTAGTATTGATGCTTTTGGAGGTGTCATGGATCACATTTTGTTTACAAGGCTGTTGTCCTTGCTCTTTTTCCAAATTTACCACCCTTGTAGTATCTTCTTGATTTACAAATCCAGCTGCAGATGTGGGATGAGGCTTGTCAACACCAAATATGCTACCTGTAGGTTTGTAGAATAGTTTTGGTGGTTCACTACTTCCCCTGAATGTCCTTCtattaaaatcaattttcttttgCATTTCTCTTCCCCTGTTTTGATTTCCAGCAGGCCCATCCTGATTTTTTATAGTACTCCCTGGCAGCTCAGAAGATACTTGAATAATTCCTTGTTGATTTTCCTGTTGCGCCTCTTTCTTTTccatttctcttttcttctccaaAACTCGACAGTTGGCCAAAGAGTGCCCTAGCTTTCTACAGTGTTTGCAATATTTGGGAACATTTTCGTATTCAATCTTTTGTGAGTAACCTCTCAAAGGATAATTTACATCTTCTGTGCCCACCCTTGTTTTAGTTAAATGATCTGATTTTTTAGTATTTGTCTTCCTCCTCTATTAATTCATCCtatttaatctaaaaaataaggtaaaaaaaaaaaagatataatggTTGTCTTCTATTCTTCCCCAAAACGTTTCTTTTCCCATAATTTTCTCCTAATAAATTGTtgcctttccttttttttcaccTACGATCTATACCTAGTAAATACTTATACTATTAactattaacaaaaaaattaactacaacataaatatcataatatatacCATTTTTTATAGGCACAGTACATAAACATGTCCTTTAACTTGGATTCAAATCACATATATGACCCCCAACTTTAGATACGCACAAGTAGACACCTAAACTTGTACAAAGTTGAGCAAGTAGACACACACGTCCTATGTGGCGTCCCACATGTTCTTGTCCTCCATGGCATCCTACGTGTATTAGGACACATAGAACGTATGTCTatttattcaactttatacaagtttaagtgtctacatGTATACACCCAAAGTTGAACGTCATAGATGTAATTCGAGGTCAAGTTAAAagacatgtttatgtattatgccttttctatatatcaaataatacataCTATTACTAAGGTACCATAATCTATACCAAATATGAACCATAATGCAACCACAGATTATACACATTAAATACGTATTTTATTCATAAATGATTGACAAAGTATTTTTTGAAttagatttatttgttattaggcccagatttggtttatcaagctgTCGAGAAGGTTAAGGTTATTCGAGAGAGGTTGAAAACTGCTCAGAGTCGCCAAAAATCCTACTCAGATAGgaggcgtagggacttagagtttgaggtaaatgattgggtattcttgaaggtgtcaccaatgaagggTGTCATAcattttggaaagaaagggaaacttagtctccgttatattggtccttaccaGATTTTGAGGAAAGTTGGAAaggttgcctatgagttagatttgcccaTGGAACTGTCCTcgattcatccggtatttcatgtatcCTTACTTAGGAAGTATGTGGGTGACCCTACTCTTATAGTCCCGACGGAGAGTGTTGGTATAAAAGATTCATTGAATTATGAAGAAGTTCCCATTAAGATATTGGATCGTCAAGTTCGCAAGTTGAGAACAAAGAAAATTGTTTCGGTAAAAGTGTTGTAGAGAAATCAAAAGTTTggggaagctacttgggaatcagaagaagATATGAAGGCAAGATATCCTCACCTATTCACTTCTCAAGAGGAAGGCAACGAAGGTAATAATGAAAATCCTTACTCATGATATTCCATAAAttcttattcttaatttttttttcatgccCCATAGTACGCCTATACTAAATCGTGCTTATGTCTATTGTTGTTTGTTcataatttgtatttatattctcTTGGTGAGTTCTTTTTTTGGAGTTTCGGAGTTATGGTGAGAAATATAATCATAAGAAAAGTTCAGTTCCTAATGCTAGTGTGATGGGTTTTACACAAATATATaaccttcattcgaggacgaatgaacccaagggggagataatgtaacatctCACAATACTCTTCTTAtcccaattaattaaaaaaaattattatttattttattcattgattTCCAGCAAATAGCATATTGCCTTTTACTTTCCAGCAAAGGTCCATTACTTCTCACTTTCTCTTCAAGTTGTCCGCCTTTTAAGTTGTCTGCCTCTTTAGGTTGTCTATTTACCTTCTTGTATTTAACCATTGCTTCATCCACAAATTTCACAATGTAATATCATTGCACAACAATCCTAATCACCTCTCAAACTCAACTTCTAAGAAGCTCCATAGAATTGGCTCAAGGGATCAAGCTTAGTTCCTCCTTGCGATCCAAAGTCCTTTAAACGTTTAAGGTATGTAGAATCATCCCTTTACATCTGTAAgttttgttgtttctttcatAATCCTAACATGTCTAGTTTTCCGTAAATCAACATTTCTTTAGCTTCATCCATTTTGTTAGTTCTTTAAATATGTTTTCTGGGAATCTGGAAATTCACTGCAGATCATAACTACCTATTCAATTCGTTTTGTGAAAATCATCAAAGCTTGTTTAGATAGAAACATTAACTTCTTTTGTATCACAAGTTGATATTGATTCCAGATTGTGTGTTGACATGCCAAATCTCTGTAAGTTAAACCAGTGTGTGTAACTGCTAGTACGGTTTTGGTTGTATCTATTCTTCTCTGGTAATCGGTAACAGAACTAGCAAAACTTATCATGACAAAAATAAACTTGCAAAAAGATATGAAAGCTGTGAGAGCACAACTCTTTATCTAGGAAAAATATTTAAGGAACCTAATTCTCAACAAAGTAATAAGAATAGTCACCAATTACAGAATAATTAGTGTACGAAACTACTGCATCCGTGGGTTCAATTGGACAAGCTTTCAATGATCTACCTTCTCTGTTACATCTCTTTTTATTTGCTCAATTAGTGTCTCTATAAGCATgtttacttttcatgaaattttccaGCTCCAAATTGTCTAAAACTGGAACATATAATTACTCCCATAATGTGTGGTCACAATTCCCTTTGATCTGTTTCCAGTGAATTCTCTTAAAAGCTTTCTAAAGCCTGCTATTCCACCCTCTTGGACATGAACGACCATAATTGCCATAGCTTCAAGTAACCTATTTTGTGAGATCACAGTCAGCAAAGTTGTAAGACAAGTCTCACAAATCTACCTATTCCATAGGttataattaatatcatcaaTCTAGTTAGGTGAACTAGCATATGTAAGTCATATTCACAAATTATAGCATAGCGAACCATGAAATTAACTATCATGCCTCTCCAATAATGATGTTAGCTTATGATTATGAACCTATTACAGAATACTCCCTATATGAGCCCTGAAGTGGCAATACATAACCATAAGCCTAAAAGGCTAAATTGTGagcatgagcctaaaaaggctaataTCTTCTTTCaagaactaataaaataaataagataacttCATGAGCATAAGGGAGTTAGTTAGCTAACCGTGAAGGCATAGGTTGAAACGACAAACGCCCGAAACTATGTTTGCCAACATAGGATAGAGATCATTCCGCAAGTCGGATACTCTCTTTTCTTTCATGTGTCCCGAAAAGGGGctaaccatggatacttgctagaaaattatgtcatgtcacgTCCTATGCCCGGCAATGCATAGGACGGCTTAGCTGATCGAGCCGAGATCAGACTCCATGCGttcacatggtggtttatgacggttcactactttctcccacaaataatcaaaggaattgaATCTATCTTACTTggtcaaatataaattattttatattcttgttCCTTTTCATTTGCTTTcacttatatttaaattttattgtcatttctaaTCTTTTGTTGTATTATCCTTCTGAAATGGctttacataccaatacattccacgtattgaccGCCTTTGGCGCTACATTGTTTCATGAGGTAGGTTCTAGCGCTCAAGTTCACGGTCAGGTATCTcattaggatctctatcttctgctattggtgagcctcCTTCCCACCAAGAGGTCGGAcgagatatgatgattattatatattttctttcctttcagtATTGGTACTTCTTAGAGGCTTCACAGGCTGGTGTAGTTGTCAAATAACctttgtaatttttagttttcatttatcATAACTATTGGTATTTTGGAACATTATGCGGTATTAATTATATTGGGTGAAGTTTTATCTCTTCAGAAAATCATGATTGAACTCTATGTTATTTCCGCTTTATCAATTTAAAATAGAAGTTGCTCAGATGATATACCAGAACGTTCGCCCGTACTAGCTATAGTATCGGGTGCGTGTCATGTCTCGGGCCTCGGCTCGGGGCGTGACAACATTCTCCCTTTATTCCAAACTACGTGTCACTTTAACAAAAGATAAATAGTCCAAAAATAAGAAGTCGGTTTTTTCCCACTTATATTAATAAGTGAGAAAAAATCGATTTCTTATTTTTGgactatttttcttttgttaaagtgacaaaagaaaaatagtccaaaaaaaaatattaaaccctAGTCCTACAAAAGTCTCCCCGAAATAATGACTAATATCAATACTTTTCCCAATGATAAACCCGTTTGCAAATCATGGAGTTCTCTAATCAAAGATCCTCAATTCACCAAGCACCACTATTACCTGAACCAAATTTTAAAGGCCTTCAAAATGGACCGATACTGCTCAATTGAAGACTCAATTATTGAGTCTTCGTCAGTAATCACTCACCAATTACGCATAAATTTTGTGAATTCGTGCGTCGATGTTTTTCTTCTAGCTACAGAGTTTTCTGACAAAATTGTTTTCTGGAACCCTGAGAACCTCAGAGAATCAACAACAATCCGCTTTCCCTTTCTGATCCCAAATAAGATTCAAGATTTGCTCTGGGAGAGCGCATTTTTTTGGCTAAATTTTCAGGGTTCTCATTTTATGGTACACTTAGTTTGGAAGTTTCGAGTATGAGTAACATTAGATCGACAAGTTATTCGTGGAGAAAAATGTTGGAAATTGAGGAACCAGGTCCTCTGTTCCTTAGGAAGGGTAGTAAAGATTTTTTGTTTTACAGGAGTGATAAGAATGAATATGTGGTTTATGATTCAAAAACTTGAGAGTTGAATGAAGTCACTGTAACACCTTGCATTTCAGGCTAGAACGTAAACTGTCATTTTtatgcgtagatgttccaaaaaccataaatctgatgtaaatatagtgtgttaatccattatgtagtgtgggaatctggttgatcatgaattgagatTATAGAGCCcttaactcaaggatgagttgaaagttttcctatcattcaagttttagtgagcatcaaaatatgggtcaacttcaatcggaCATAACTTTTTGTACATaacgaattagagggcctactatatatcaactgaaaggtcttgagtcctctttccaacgccaccaattttacctaaatccgatatcgagGTAAAAAGTTATAACCATTTTGCAGTGAGCCATCCAAACTACCAAAGTGTGACGggaaggccgacggaccgtcgcccaaaccgtcgCAACTGAGGTAGTAAGCCCATTTTCTGGCCATAAAGTGACGGTTTGAGGGACGGTCCATCCCTGGGGTGACGGTTTGTCGCCCAAACCGTCCTGCACCTCCATATAGCGATCTAAAGTTGTTcttaaagggatttttggatcATTTCCACCCTTTTCAACACTTTATTACAttaaatcaaagcacataactcctcattcatctataacatcaaaactaggggtttttttcccaagaacaagGAATCAAGAATCAACCTTTAAGTTCAAGTTTTTCAAGGAACAAACCAAGATCTAAGTCTCTTTAAACCAAGTAACATAAGGTACATGGTGTAGACAAGTAATTTTGCCCCCCTCAAAagttcgattttattcatttttaccttatcatatcatgtaccctcacccacgtgattacatcccacaaaaatacaaaaaaagtaactctcaacaaaatccctaacaaacttttattctttttaacatcctaacaaccctctctaataagaaaatgacaaatcaccCTCTACTTACCTACCATATCCTTACCTCCACGTGGACCCCGCCTTTTCTTTGgcaaaaagaaataaacattGGGAAACTTCtaggaaagaaagagaaaaggacCATTCTTCTATTTTTTTGGCAAAGGATATAATACAACactaaaaaaaaacaaagaaaaggagAGTGAACCAGAGACACCATTCTTGGTGCTCTCTTCTCTTCTTCCTTTTGCaacacacacaattctcactGACCTTGACTCACAAGACACACTCACAGATCATATTTACACAACACTACAAAGCACACAGACGTAAAAAGGGGAAGAAGAAAGCCGTGAGTGAGCTCAAGAGGGCCAAAACAgtgagaaaaaggataaaaaaaatggaCAGAACATCGTCGATCTCCGATTTGAACAGTGAATCTGTGAGAAATCCGGTCACTATCGAGATTTACCGGTGATACTATCGCCGAAATCAGTTTTCGTATATTGATTTGGCTGATCAGTCTAAAAATTCCCAAAATCCCTTTGTTCCTCTTGATTTTTGGGCTTATCCGATCAAAATCTCCGAGATTCGTCAGAATCAGATCTGCGTCTACGATTCTCGCCGCCTTCTGAGCTCTCCGGAGCTCCGaccgtattttttttttttggtttctcttACAAATTCTGGTTTGGGGTCTTCGTAGATTTCCT encodes the following:
- the LOC107864286 gene encoding histone acetyltransferase KAT6B, producing MEKKEAQQENQQGIIQVSSELPGSTIKNQDGPAGNQNRGREMQKKIDFNRRTFRGSSEPPKLFYKPTGSIFGVDKPHPTSAAGFVNQEDTTRVVNLEKEQGQQPCKQNVIHDTSKSINTSTSDKAQIEEGKEQTRGNNMDFNSENGIQKESMELNTNKMIAIKDKKELQIDIFDGEWKVVGSWKSRKKPDNKFGSSQRSHKHNKISEEAIADITRNSFDELMEDEEELLTSTSKSKPKNSVEEGKDLEGTKSNSQDEWADRTSSSSAEEEEEEEENSSDGSSEEEEDEEEEEGEIQEKEKVFINIRRKELGIKGQEADTEKKTAQRKPQKTKTDHSSQINPNIRNQKVDQQKPSKFTFHD